Proteins from a genomic interval of Pseudomonas silesiensis:
- a CDS encoding DUF2780 domain-containing protein — protein sequence MKISRGFALASLMTLAASPVFAQFSFSDAANAISGMKGDNTAATAAPTSETAGLLSALSQLNVTPQQAVGGTSAMLGLAKNQLSSTDYSELAKSVPGIDKLSGGGELGALAGLLGSSGKMAGLDNALGAVKSTNDLNNAFSALGMDTGMIAQFAPLILQYFGQQGVGGSLLQSLGGIWGAGTGIGS from the coding sequence ATGAAGATTTCACGCGGTTTTGCACTGGCATCGCTCATGACCCTGGCGGCCAGCCCGGTCTTTGCTCAGTTCAGCTTCAGCGATGCGGCCAATGCCATTTCCGGCATGAAAGGCGATAACACCGCCGCCACGGCCGCGCCCACTTCCGAGACGGCTGGCCTGCTGAGTGCGCTCAGCCAGTTGAACGTGACGCCACAACAGGCCGTTGGCGGCACCAGTGCGATGCTGGGGCTGGCGAAGAATCAATTGAGTTCGACCGACTATTCGGAACTGGCCAAAAGCGTGCCGGGTATCGACAAGCTGTCGGGTGGTGGTGAACTGGGCGCGCTCGCCGGTTTGCTCGGCTCCTCCGGCAAGATGGCCGGCCTGGACAACGCACTGGGCGCCGTCAAGAGCACCAATGACCTGAACAACGCCTTCAGCGCCTTGGGCATGGACACTGGCATGATCGCCCAGTTTGCCCCGCTAATCCTGCAATACTTCGGTCAACAGGGCGTTGGCGGTTCGTTGCTGCAAAGTCTGGGCGGGATCTGGGGCGCCGGCACCGGCATCGGTAGCTGA
- a CDS encoding RHS repeat-associated core domain-containing protein, whose translation MTARREIPLCHYRYDPLDQLISCATSAQANTQRFYLKDRLANEVQGAVQRSIMQHGDQLLAEQRCEGGPLETTILATDQQRSVLTTLDSTRPHTLAYTPYGHRIPENGLLSLLGFSGERPDPVTGCYLLGNGYRAFNPVLMRFNSPESLSPFGEGGLNAYAYCVGDPINRVDPTGHVGEWISKLLGFLNNASGTVAVNQSVSKSRYMKNMTILGDGAFTFDDIFKGKQRLNISAHGIETPFDQPSKMVMNRETWLPSQVYTEMKNQGYDFSSYAEIRLIFCHSANGGQQSFASQFQKLTNINTKGYLGTVVEKHPIDDVMKVFEKGKIKYPDNPQKYLREHYNKEKSYTYKKRYGLIAVNYHSVRFPS comes from the coding sequence ATGACTGCTCGCCGCGAAATCCCACTCTGCCATTACCGGTACGACCCACTGGATCAACTGATTAGTTGCGCGACGTCCGCGCAAGCCAACACTCAGCGTTTCTACCTCAAGGATCGCCTGGCCAACGAGGTTCAAGGTGCGGTGCAGCGTTCGATCATGCAGCATGGGGATCAACTGCTGGCGGAACAACGCTGTGAAGGCGGCCCACTGGAAACCACCATTCTCGCCACTGATCAGCAGCGTTCAGTGTTGACTACCCTCGACTCAACCAGACCGCATACTCTCGCTTACACACCCTATGGTCACCGTATTCCGGAAAACGGCTTGCTCAGCCTGCTCGGCTTCAGCGGCGAACGGCCAGATCCAGTTACGGGGTGCTATTTGTTGGGAAATGGCTATCGTGCGTTTAACCCTGTGTTGATGCGGTTTAACAGCCCGGAAAGTTTAAGTCCGTTTGGGGAGGGAGGATTAAATGCATATGCTTATTGTGTGGGGGATCCGATTAATCGAGTGGATCCGACAGGACATGTTGGAGAGTGGATAAGTAAACTCTTAGGTTTTTTAAATAATGCAAGCGGCACCGTGGCAGTCAACCAATCCGTGTCGAAAAGTAGATACATGAAGAACATGACTATCTTGGGTGATGGAGCGTTCACATTTGACGATATTTTCAAGGGAAAACAGCGCCTAAACATATCAGCGCACGGAATAGAAACACCTTTCGATCAGCCTTCAAAAATGGTGATGAACAGAGAAACCTGGCTCCCCTCTCAAGTGTATACCGAAATGAAAAACCAAGGATATGATTTCAGTTCCTATGCAGAAATTCGTTTGATCTTTTGCCATTCTGCGAATGGCGGACAGCAATCATTTGCATCACAATTTCAGAAACTGACGAATATAAACACGAAGGGCTATCTCGGAACTGTCGTTGAAAAACATCCCATTGACGATGTTATGAAGGTTTTTGAAAAAGGCAAAATCAAATATCCTGACAACCCCCAGAAATATCTTCGTGAGCATTACAATAAAGAAAAGTCATATACCTACAAAAAACGCTATGGCCTCATAGCCGTCAATTACCACTCAGTTAGATTCCCATCATAG
- a CDS encoding RHS repeat-associated core domain-containing protein translates to MTARREIPLCHYRYDPLDQLISCAMSAQANTQRFYLKDRLANEVQGAVQRSIMQHGDQLLAEQRCEGGPLETTIIATDQQRSVLTTLDSTRPHTLAYTPYGHRIPENGLLSLLGFSGERPDPVTGCYLLGNGYRAFNPVLMRFNSPDSWSPFGDGGLNAYTYCVGDPINREDKTGHVPNWFSKIKALMTRGNGFKRLSSTSLDSARSMVSTKSALATGSATPHATAGTLLPGLDPSSTSRNATTTASNSTPSASGVWDVKNTLYDANSAIESAQLKKYSGSKLKSLKKAAKKLEHYDNNKERLLSKLKNRQENLIEYGLVKPENLPTPQQLALEKINEQRKSVIFLTDELNKKLRGT, encoded by the coding sequence ATGACTGCTCGCCGCGAAATCCCACTCTGCCATTACCGGTACGACCCACTGGATCAACTGATTAGTTGCGCGATGTCCGCGCAAGCCAACACTCAGCGTTTCTACCTCAAGGATCGCCTGGCCAACGAGGTTCAAGGCGCGGTGCAGCGTTCGATCATGCAGCATGGGGATCAACTGCTGGCGGAACAACGCTGTGAAGGCGGCCCACTGGAAACCACCATTATCGCCACTGATCAGCAGCGTTCAGTGTTGACTACCCTCGACTCAACCAGACCGCATACTCTCGCTTACACACCCTATGGTCACCGTATTCCGGAAAACGGCTTGCTCAGCCTGCTCGGCTTCAGCGGCGAACGGCCGGATCCAGTTACGGGGTGCTATTTGTTGGGAAATGGTTATCGGGCGTTTAATCCAGTGCTGATGCGGTTCAACAGTCCGGACAGTTGGAGTCCGTTTGGGGACGGTGGACTGAATGCTTATACGTATTGTGTAGGAGATCCGATAAATCGGGAGGACAAAACAGGACATGTTCCAAACTGGTTCTCCAAGATAAAAGCTCTGATGACTCGCGGAAATGGATTTAAGCGTCTCTCATCAACTTCGCTTGACTCAGCCCGTTCAATGGTTAGCACGAAAAGTGCGCTTGCTACAGGTTCTGCAACTCCACACGCTACGGCCGGGACGCTGCTGCCTGGCCTTGATCCATCCTCGACGTCGCGAAATGCAACAACAACTGCGAGCAACTCGACACCAAGCGCCAGTGGCGTATGGGATGTGAAAAACACTTTATACGATGCTAATTCCGCCATAGAAAGCGCACAATTGAAAAAATATAGCGGATCGAAACTAAAGTCATTAAAAAAGGCTGCAAAAAAACTGGAACACTACGATAACAACAAGGAGAGATTGCTATCAAAACTTAAAAACAGGCAAGAAAACCTTATTGAGTACGGCTTAGTAAAACCAGAAAACCTTCCAACACCGCAGCAACTGGCACTGGAAAAAATTAACGAACAACGCAAAAGCGTTATCTTTTTAACCGACGAACTCAATAAAAAACTCAGAGGAACGTAA
- a CDS encoding DUF3757 domain-containing protein, translating into MRSTITASLLITLMTIGNAYAASSACPAVSDIIQVKDEQEGGYEYFAPGPDKRVWVGSNPYAEEHHIETFEFTGGLYRDISSEGNKFVVSCDYEGEEFLAFTRLTLYSFNDWKPATHTLWKREVNKQALLNNKNAQHVETCTSKDQEKCVFEYSSLSAAPSKK; encoded by the coding sequence ATGCGATCAACAATTACTGCTAGTTTACTCATTACATTAATGACCATCGGAAACGCTTATGCCGCAAGTTCTGCCTGCCCGGCCGTCAGCGACATCATTCAAGTCAAGGATGAACAGGAAGGAGGCTATGAATATTTCGCCCCTGGACCTGATAAACGGGTATGGGTTGGCTCCAACCCTTATGCTGAAGAGCATCACATCGAGACGTTTGAATTCACCGGTGGGTTGTACCGGGATATCAGTTCGGAGGGCAATAAGTTTGTGGTGTCCTGCGACTACGAGGGAGAGGAGTTTCTCGCGTTCACGCGCTTGACGCTGTACTCCTTCAATGATTGGAAACCTGCTACCCATACGCTTTGGAAACGCGAAGTTAACAAACAAGCGCTCCTTAACAACAAGAACGCCCAGCACGTGGAAACCTGTACATCCAAGGACCAGGAGAAGTGTGTTTTCGAGTATTCTTCGCTGTCGGCTGCACCGTCTAAAAAATAA
- the fdhA gene encoding formaldehyde dehydrogenase, glutathione-independent produces MSGNRGVVYLGNGQVEIQKIDYPKMQDPRGRKINHAVILRVVSTNICGSDQHMVRGRTTAQTGLVLGHEITGEVIEKGSDVENLQIGDLVSVPFNVACGRCRSCKEMHTGVCLSVNPARPGGAYGYVDMGDWTGGQAEYAMVPYADFNLLKLPDRDRAMEKIRDLTCLSDILPTGYHGAVTAGVGPGSTVYIAGAGPVGLAAAASARLLGAAVVIIGDVNTVRLAHAKAQGFEIADLSLDTPLHEQIAALLGEPEVDCAVDAVGFEARGHGHDGVKHEAPATVLNSLMGVVRVAGKIGIPGLYVTEDPGAVDAAAKMGSLSIRFGLGWAKSHSFHTGQTPVMKYNRQLMQAIMWDRIHIADIVGVEVISLDDAPRGYGEFDAGVPKKFVIDPHKLFSAA; encoded by the coding sequence ATGTCTGGTAATCGTGGTGTCGTGTATCTCGGCAATGGCCAGGTCGAAATACAGAAAATCGACTATCCCAAAATGCAGGACCCGCGCGGCAGGAAGATCAATCACGCCGTCATCCTGCGTGTGGTTTCAACCAACATCTGTGGTTCCGACCAGCACATGGTGCGCGGTCGTACCACCGCCCAGACCGGCCTGGTACTGGGTCACGAAATCACCGGTGAAGTGATCGAGAAGGGCAGCGACGTCGAAAACCTGCAAATCGGCGACCTGGTCTCCGTGCCGTTCAACGTCGCTTGCGGGCGCTGCCGTTCCTGCAAAGAGATGCATACCGGTGTCTGCCTCAGCGTCAACCCCGCCCGTCCAGGCGGTGCCTACGGCTATGTCGACATGGGCGACTGGACCGGTGGCCAGGCCGAATACGCCATGGTGCCATACGCCGACTTCAACCTGCTGAAACTGCCGGATCGCGATCGCGCCATGGAAAAAATCCGTGACCTGACCTGCCTCTCCGACATCCTGCCCACCGGTTACCACGGCGCCGTCACCGCCGGCGTTGGCCCGGGCAGCACCGTGTACATCGCGGGCGCCGGCCCGGTTGGCCTGGCGGCCGCCGCTTCCGCTCGCCTGCTGGGCGCGGCCGTGGTGATCATCGGTGACGTCAACACCGTCCGCCTGGCACACGCCAAGGCCCAGGGTTTCGAAATCGCCGACCTGTCCCTCGACACCCCGCTGCACGAACAGATCGCCGCGCTGCTGGGCGAGCCGGAAGTGGATTGCGCCGTCGATGCCGTAGGCTTCGAAGCGCGTGGTCATGGTCATGACGGTGTGAAACACGAGGCTCCGGCCACCGTGCTCAACTCGTTGATGGGCGTGGTGCGTGTGGCCGGCAAGATCGGTATTCCTGGCCTCTACGTCACCGAAGATCCAGGTGCAGTGGACGCCGCCGCGAAAATGGGCAGCCTGAGCATTCGTTTCGGTCTGGGCTGGGCCAAATCCCATAGCTTCCACACTGGCCAGACGCCGGTGATGAAGTACAACCGCCAGCTGATGCAGGCGATCATGTGGGACCGTATTCATATTGCGGACATCGTTGGCGTTGAGGTGATCAGCCTGGATGACGCGCCGCGTGGGTATGGCGAGTTTGATGCGGGTGTGCCGAAGAAGTTTGTGATTGATCCGCATAAGCTGTTTAGCGCTGCATAA
- the purU gene encoding formyltetrahydrofolate deformylase — MSRAPDTWILTADCPSVLGTVDAVTRFLFEQGCYVTEHHSFDDRLSGRFFIRVEFRQPDGFDEQSFRAGLEERGQAFGMIFELTAPNYRPKVVIMVSKADHCLNDLLYRQRIGQLSMDVAAVVSNHPDLKPLADWHQIPYYHFPLDPNDKPSQERQVWQVIEESGAELVILARYMQVLSPELCRKLDGKAINIHHSLLPGFKGAKPYHQAYNKGVKLVGATAHYINNDLDEGPIIAQGVEAVDHSHYPEDLIAKGRDIEGLTLARAVGYHIERRVFLNANRTVVL, encoded by the coding sequence ATGAGCCGCGCCCCAGACACATGGATTCTGACCGCCGATTGCCCAAGCGTCCTCGGCACCGTGGATGCGGTGACGCGCTTTCTGTTCGAGCAGGGCTGCTACGTCACCGAACACCACTCCTTCGATGACCGGCTCTCGGGCCGTTTCTTCATTCGCGTGGAATTCCGCCAGCCCGACGGCTTCGACGAACAATCCTTCCGCGCAGGCCTTGAAGAACGTGGCCAGGCGTTTGGCATGATCTTCGAACTGACCGCGCCGAACTACCGGCCGAAAGTGGTGATCATGGTCTCCAAGGCCGACCACTGCCTCAACGACTTGCTCTACCGTCAGCGCATCGGCCAGCTGTCCATGGATGTGGCCGCCGTGGTGTCCAATCACCCCGACCTCAAGCCGTTGGCCGACTGGCACCAGATTCCCTATTACCACTTCCCGCTGGACCCGAACGATAAGCCATCCCAGGAGCGCCAGGTCTGGCAAGTGATCGAAGAGTCCGGCGCCGAGCTGGTCATTCTTGCTCGTTACATGCAGGTCCTGTCGCCAGAGCTGTGCCGCAAACTCGACGGCAAGGCAATCAACATTCACCACTCCCTGCTGCCGGGCTTCAAGGGCGCCAAGCCGTATCACCAGGCCTACAACAAGGGCGTGAAACTGGTCGGCGCCACCGCGCACTACATCAACAACGACCTGGACGAAGGTCCGATCATCGCCCAGGGCGTGGAGGCTGTGGATCACAGTCATTACCCCGAAGATCTGATTGCCAAGGGGCGGGATATCGAAGGGCTGACATTGGCGCGGGCCGTTGGATATCACATTGAACGAAGGGTTTTCCTGAACGCTAATCGCACTGTCGTTCTTTAG
- a CDS encoding sarcosine oxidase subunit gamma: MTAANVYQQRPTTGAKAESSLHHADLASLVGKGRKSAGVIVREKKLLGHLTIRGDGHDAAFAAGVQKALGIELPGALTVIVKGETSLQWMGPDEWLLIVPSGEEFAAEQKLRKALGDLHIAIVNVSGGQQLLELSGPNVRQVLMKSTSYDVHPNSFPVGKAVGTVFAKSQLMIRHTAEDTWELLIRRSFSDYWWLWLQDASAEFGLSVQA, encoded by the coding sequence ATGACCGCAGCCAATGTGTACCAACAACGCCCAACCACCGGGGCCAAGGCCGAGTCGTCGCTGCATCATGCCGACCTCGCCAGCCTGGTGGGCAAGGGCCGTAAAAGCGCCGGCGTGATCGTGCGCGAGAAAAAACTGCTCGGCCACCTGACCATTCGTGGCGATGGCCACGATGCAGCCTTCGCCGCTGGCGTGCAAAAAGCGCTGGGCATCGAATTGCCAGGCGCGCTGACCGTCATCGTCAAAGGCGAAACCAGCCTGCAATGGATGGGGCCGGATGAATGGTTGCTGATCGTCCCGAGCGGCGAAGAATTCGCTGCCGAGCAAAAACTGCGTAAAGCGCTGGGCGATCTGCATATCGCCATCGTCAACGTCAGCGGCGGCCAGCAGCTTCTCGAACTGAGCGGCCCGAACGTGCGCCAGGTGCTGATGAAATCCACCAGCTACGACGTGCACCCCAACAGCTTTCCGGTCGGCAAGGCAGTGGGCACGGTGTTTGCCAAATCGCAACTGATGATCCGCCACACCGCCGAAGACACCTGGGAACTGCTGATCCGTCGCAGCTTCTCGGATTACTGGTGGTTGTGGTTGCAGGATGCGTCCGCTGAATTCGGGCTTAGCGTCCAGGCCTGA
- a CDS encoding sarcosine oxidase subunit alpha has translation MSQINRLSNGGRIDRNKVLSFTFNGQSYKGFEGDSLAAALIANGVDIIGRSFKYSRPRGIFAAGAEEPNAVLQIGATEATQIPNVRATQQALYQGLVATSTNGWPSVNNDMMGILGKVGGKLMPPGFYYKTFMYPQSFWMTYEKYIRKAAGLGRSPTENDPDTYDYMNQHCDVLIVGAGPAGLAAALAAARSGARVILADEQEEFGGSLLDSRESLDGKPAIEWVASVIDELKNTPDVLLLPRATVNGYHDHNFLTIHERLTDHLGDRAPIGQVRQRIHRVRAKRVVLATGTHERPLVYGNNDVPGNMLAGAVSTYVRRYGVAPGKKLVLSTNNDHAYRVALDWLDASLQVVAIADARSNPRGALVEEARAKGIRILTGSAVIEARGSKRVTAARVAAIDVKAHAVTSPGEWLECDLVASSGGYSPVVHLASHLGGKPIWRDDILGFVPGEAPQKRVCVGGINGVYGLGDSLADGFEGGARAASEAGFSGVEGTLPKALSRVEEPTLALFQVPHEKNSARAPKQFVDFQNDVTAGGIELATREGFESVEHVKRYTALGFGTDQGKLGNVNGLAIAARSLNVTIPQMGTTMFRPNYTPVTFGAVAGRHCGHIFEPVRFTALHHWHVKNGAEFEDVGQWKRPWYFPKNGEDLHAAVKRECKAVRDSVGLLDASTLGKIDIQGPDSREFLNRIYTNAWTKLDVGKARYGLMCKEDGMVFDDGVTACLADNHFVMTTTTGGAARVLQWLEIYHQTEWPDLKVYFTSVTDHWATMTLSGPNSRKLLGEVTDIDISNEAFPFMTWKEGLVGGVPARVFRISFTGELSYEVNVQADYAMGVLEKIVDAGKKYNLTPYGTETMHVLRAEKGFIIVGQDTDSSMTPDDLNMGWCVGRTKPFSWIGWRGMNREDCVRDQRKQLVGLKPIDPTKWLPEGAQLVFNTKQTIPMTMVGHVTSSYLHNSLGYSFAMGVVKGGLKRIGERVFAPLADGSVIEAEIVSSVFFDPKGDRQNV, from the coding sequence ATGAGCCAGATCAATCGCCTGTCCAACGGCGGACGGATCGACCGCAACAAAGTGCTGAGCTTCACGTTCAACGGCCAGAGCTACAAAGGCTTTGAAGGCGACTCCCTGGCGGCCGCCCTGATCGCCAACGGTGTGGACATCATCGGTCGCAGCTTCAAGTATTCGCGTCCGCGCGGCATCTTCGCCGCCGGTGCCGAAGAGCCGAACGCGGTGCTGCAGATCGGCGCCACCGAAGCCACCCAGATTCCAAACGTGCGCGCCACGCAACAGGCGCTGTACCAAGGCCTGGTCGCCACCAGCACCAACGGCTGGCCAAGCGTGAACAACGATATGATGGGGATTCTCGGCAAGGTCGGCGGCAAGCTGATGCCGCCGGGCTTCTACTACAAAACCTTCATGTACCCGCAATCGTTCTGGATGACCTACGAGAAGTACATTCGTAAGGCCGCAGGTTTAGGCCGTTCGCCGACCGAGAACGATCCGGACACCTACGACTACATGAACCAGCACTGCGACGTGCTGATCGTCGGCGCTGGCCCTGCGGGTCTGGCGGCTGCACTGGCGGCTGCCCGCAGCGGTGCGCGTGTGATCCTGGCCGATGAGCAGGAAGAGTTCGGCGGCAGCCTGCTCGATTCCCGTGAAAGCCTCGACGGCAAGCCTGCTATCGAGTGGGTCGCCAGCGTCATCGACGAATTGAAAAATACCCCGGACGTGCTGCTGTTGCCGCGCGCCACGGTCAACGGTTACCACGACCACAACTTCCTGACCATTCACGAGCGCCTGACCGATCACCTCGGCGACCGCGCACCGATTGGCCAGGTGCGTCAGCGCATCCACCGGGTTCGCGCCAAGCGTGTGGTGCTGGCGACCGGCACTCACGAGCGTCCACTGGTTTACGGCAACAACGACGTGCCGGGCAACATGCTCGCCGGCGCGGTGTCGACTTACGTGCGCCGTTACGGCGTGGCGCCAGGCAAAAAACTGGTGCTGTCGACCAACAACGACCACGCCTACCGCGTTGCCCTGGACTGGCTCGACGCCAGCCTGCAAGTGGTGGCCATCGCCGACGCTCGCAGCAATCCGCGCGGTGCGCTGGTTGAAGAAGCGCGCGCCAAAGGCATCCGCATCCTGACCGGCAGCGCCGTGATCGAGGCCCGCGGCAGCAAGCGCGTGACCGCTGCCCGCGTTGCCGCGATCGACGTCAAGGCGCACGCCGTGACCAGCCCGGGTGAATGGCTCGAATGCGACCTGGTCGCCAGCTCCGGCGGTTACAGCCCGGTGGTTCACCTGGCCTCGCACTTGGGCGGCAAGCCGATCTGGCGCGACGATATCCTCGGTTTCGTACCGGGCGAAGCACCGCAGAAACGCGTATGTGTCGGTGGCATCAACGGCGTCTACGGTCTCGGCGATTCCCTGGCCGATGGTTTCGAAGGTGGCGCCCGCGCGGCCAGCGAAGCCGGCTTCAGTGGGGTCGAAGGCACCTTGCCCAAAGCCCTGAGCCGTGTCGAAGAACCGACGCTGGCGCTGTTCCAGGTGCCTCACGAAAAGAACTCTGCACGAGCGCCGAAGCAATTCGTCGACTTCCAGAACGACGTCACCGCTGGCGGCATCGAACTGGCGACCCGCGAAGGCTTCGAATCGGTCGAGCACGTCAAACGCTACACCGCACTGGGCTTCGGTACCGACCAGGGCAAGCTGGGCAACGTCAACGGCCTGGCCATCGCCGCCCGTTCGCTGAACGTGACCATCCCGCAGATGGGCACCACCATGTTCCGTCCGAACTACACGCCGGTGACCTTCGGCGCCGTGGCCGGTCGTCACTGTGGGCACATCTTCGAGCCGGTACGCTTCACTGCGCTGCATCACTGGCACGTGAAGAATGGCGCCGAGTTCGAAGACGTCGGTCAGTGGAAACGTCCATGGTACTTCCCGAAAAACGGTGAAGACCTGCACGCCGCGGTCAAGCGCGAATGCAAAGCCGTGCGCGACAGCGTCGGCCTGCTGGACGCTTCGACCCTGGGCAAGATCGACATCCAGGGCCCGGACTCCCGCGAGTTTCTCAACCGCATCTACACCAATGCCTGGACCAAGCTCGACGTGGGCAAGGCCCGCTACGGCCTGATGTGCAAAGAAGACGGCATGGTGTTCGACGACGGCGTGACTGCATGCCTGGCCGACAACCATTTCGTGATGACCACCACCACCGGCGGCGCTGCGCGCGTGCTGCAATGGCTGGAAATCTACCACCAGACCGAATGGCCAGACTTGAAGGTGTACTTCACGTCCGTGACGGACCACTGGGCAACCATGACCCTGTCCGGCCCGAACAGCCGCAAGCTGCTGGGCGAAGTCACCGACATCGATATCAGCAACGAAGCCTTCCCGTTCATGACCTGGAAAGAAGGCCTGGTCGGCGGTGTGCCGGCGCGGGTATTCCGGATTTCGTTTACCGGTGAGCTGTCGTACGAAGTCAACGTGCAAGCCGACTACGCCATGGGCGTGCTGGAAAAAATTGTCGATGCTGGCAAGAAGTACAACCTGACCCCGTACGGCACCGAAACCATGCACGTGCTGCGGGCCGAGAAGGGCTTCATCATCGTCGGTCAGGACACTGACAGCTCGATGACCCCGGACGACCTGAACATGGGCTGGTGTGTCGGTCGCACCAAACCGTTCTCGTGGATTGGCTGGCGTGGCATGAACCGCGAAGACTGCGTGCGTGATCAGCGCAAGCAGCTGGTGGGCCTGAAGCCGATCGATCCGACCAAATGGCTGCCAGAGGGTGCGCAGTTGGTGTTCAACACCAAGCAAACCATCCCGATGACCATGGTTGGTCACGTGACTTCCAGTTACCTGCACAACTCCCTCGGCTATTCGTTTGCCATGGGTGTGGTCAAGGGCGGCTTGAAGCGCATCGGTGAGCGCGTGTTCGCACCGCTGGCCGACGGCAGCGTGATCGAGGCGGAAATCGTTTCTTCGGTGTTCTTCGATCCGAAAGGCGATCGCCAGAACGTGTAA
- a CDS encoding sarcosine oxidase subunit delta translates to MLHIFCPHCGELRSEEEFHASGQAHIPRPLDPNSCTDEEWGDYMFFRDNPRGLHHELWDHVAGCRQYFNVTRDTVTYEILETYKIGTKPQFTDKTDSPKAAATALGEKV, encoded by the coding sequence ATGTTGCATATCTTCTGTCCTCACTGTGGCGAACTGCGCTCCGAAGAGGAATTCCACGCATCCGGCCAGGCGCATATCCCGCGTCCACTGGATCCGAATAGCTGCACCGACGAGGAGTGGGGCGACTACATGTTCTTCCGCGATAACCCTCGCGGTCTGCACCACGAACTGTGGGATCACGTCGCCGGCTGCCGTCAGTATTTCAACGTGACGCGCGACACCGTGACCTACGAGATTCTCGAAACCTACAAGATCGGCACCAAGCCACAATTCACCGACAAGACCGACAGCCCGAAAGCGGCCGCCACGGCTCTGGGAGAGAAGGTATGA
- a CDS encoding sarcosine oxidase subunit beta family protein has product MQRYSGFGLFKHSLSHHENWQRMWRTPTPKKVYDVVIVGGGGHGLATAYYLAKEHGITNVAVVEKGWLGGGNTARNTTIVRSNYLWDESAHLYEHAMKLWEGLSQDLNYNVMFSQRGVYNLCHTLQDIRDSERRVSANRLNGVDGELLDAKQVADEIPYLDCSKNTRYPVMGATVQRRGGVARHDAVAWGFARAADALGVDLIQQTEVIGFRKENGVCIGVETNKGFIGGKRVGVVTAGNSGHMAKLAGFRLPIESHPLQALVSEPIKPIIDSVIMSNAVHGYISQSDKGDLVIGAGIDGYNGYGQRGSYPVIEHTVQAIVEMFPVLSRVRMNRQWGGIVDTTPDACPIISKTPVPNMFFNCGWGTGGFKATPGSGNVFAASLAKGEMHPLAAPFSIDRFHNGALIDEHGAAAVAH; this is encoded by the coding sequence ATGCAACGCTACTCAGGCTTCGGCCTCTTCAAACACTCCCTCAGCCACCACGAAAACTGGCAGCGGATGTGGCGCACGCCGACCCCGAAAAAGGTCTATGACGTGGTCATCGTCGGCGGTGGCGGGCATGGTCTGGCGACCGCCTACTACCTGGCAAAAGAGCATGGCATCACCAACGTGGCCGTGGTCGAGAAAGGCTGGCTGGGCGGCGGTAACACCGCGCGCAACACCACCATCGTTCGCTCCAACTACCTGTGGGACGAGTCGGCGCACCTGTACGAACACGCAATGAAATTGTGGGAAGGCCTGTCCCAGGACCTGAACTACAACGTGATGTTCTCCCAGCGCGGCGTCTACAACCTGTGCCACACCCTGCAGGACATCCGTGATTCCGAGCGTCGGGTCAGCGCCAACCGCCTCAACGGCGTGGACGGCGAGCTGCTCGATGCCAAGCAAGTGGCCGACGAGATTCCGTATCTCGACTGCTCGAAGAACACCCGCTACCCGGTGATGGGCGCCACCGTCCAGCGTCGCGGCGGCGTGGCCCGTCACGATGCCGTGGCCTGGGGTTTTGCCCGTGCCGCTGACGCCTTGGGCGTGGACCTGATCCAGCAGACCGAAGTGATCGGCTTCCGCAAGGAAAACGGCGTGTGCATCGGCGTTGAAACCAACAAGGGCTTCATCGGCGGCAAGCGCGTCGGCGTGGTCACCGCCGGTAATTCCGGGCACATGGCCAAGCTCGCCGGTTTCCGCCTGCCGATCGAATCCCACCCGCTGCAAGCGCTGGTGTCCGAGCCGATCAAGCCGATTATCGACAGCGTGATCATGTCCAACGCCGTACACGGTTACATCAGCCAGTCCGACAAGGGCGACCTGGTGATCGGCGCCGGTATCGACGGCTACAACGGCTATGGCCAGCGGGGTTCGTACCCGGTGATCGAGCACACCGTCCAGGCCATCGTCGAAATGTTCCCGGTGCTGTCGCGCGTACGCATGAACCGTCAGTGGGGCGGCATCGTCGACACCACGCCGGATGCGTGCCCGATCATCTCCAAGACGCCGGTACCGAACATGTTCTTCAACTGCGGTTGGGGCACCGGTGGCTTCAAGGCCACACCTGGCTCGGGCAACGTATTTGCCGCAAGCCTGGCCAAGGGTGAAATGCACCCGTTGGCCGCACCTTTCTCCATCGACCGTTTCCACAACGGTGCGTTGATCGACGAACACGGCGCTGCAGCAGTCGCCCACTAA